Proteins encoded together in one Acanthochromis polyacanthus isolate Apoly-LR-REF ecotype Palm Island chromosome 12, KAUST_Apoly_ChrSc, whole genome shotgun sequence window:
- the LOC127536532 gene encoding uncharacterized protein LOC127536532 gives MMNLWNKTLTGVKVDKKRRGEMRKKKVSRVCLLLLALLHVGTPSSAQNTITAAPNSAGLGYRTRPVDVLVAVGEPAEFRCGVPATSPNLTFTFYGSHGNYSLTCPQGHVEDIPEALYGSCDMKDGESLAVWTLRGTSFPDNDTKVVCQQLKNPDAVAAVLHVYDDGTTYSVLIGCVIGGFFGILLVFGLLYAVLYRSESFWKCFRGTDTEDDMTSIVTKD, from the exons ATGAACTTATGGAATAAGACACTAACTGGAGTTAAAGTGGACAAAAAGAGACGAGGCgaaatgaggaagaagaaagtttcTCGTGTCTGCTTGTTGCTTCTGGCTTTGCTCCACGTCGGCACTCCCTCCTCAG CTCAAAACACCATCACTGCCGCACCAAACTCTGCAGGTTTGGGTTACCGCACACGTCCAGTAGATGTCTTAGTGGCTGTAGGAGAACCTGCAGAATTTCGCTGTGGAGTCCCTGCAACATCTCCAAACCTCACATTCACCTTCTACGGGAGTCACGGCAACTACAGCCTCACCTGTCCTCAAGGCCACGTGGAAGATATCCCCGAG GCTCTCTATGGAAGCTGTGATATGAAGGACGGCGAGTCGCTGGCTGTGTGGACCCTCAGGGGAACCTCCTTCCCTGACAACGACACCAAAGTTGTTTGTCAGCAGTTAAAGAATCCTGATGCCGTTGCTGCCGTCCTGCATGTTTATG ATGATGGTACAACTTACTCAGTTCTCATTGGCTGCGTCATCGGAGGTTTCTTTGGCATCCTGTTGGTGTTTGGTTTGTTATACGCCGTGCTGTACAGATCTGAGAGCTTCTGGAAGTGTTTCA GGGGGACAGATACCGAGGACGACATGACCTCAATAGTAACAAAGGACTAA